In the genome of Novosphingobium sp. IK01, the window GTGCAGGGCAATGCAGCGCTTCAGCCCACCGAGATTTCGGACAATGGCGAGTTCACGGTCCTGCGCTATCCCGGCCATGCCGACATTCCATCGATCTTTGCCGTGGACGTGGACGGGACAGAGACGATCGTGCCCTATGATGTGCGCGAGGATTTCGTCGTCGTCCATGCCGTCTATCGCCAGCTCCGTCTGCGGCGCGGCAACATGGTCCTTTGCGTCTACAACGAAGGCGCTCCGCGCAACGATCGCGGCGACAGGACCGGCACCGTCTCCAATGTCGTCGAACGCAAAGTAAAGGGGCAATAACATGGCCGAACCTATCCTCGACCGAGGTGGCAATGTCGGCGCCAGTCATGCCGACGGCGATGCGATCCGCTCGGCGCCTCTCGGCAGCGCCAGCGCCAAGGGTGGCGGATGGGGCAACATCGCCCTGCTGGGTGCCGGGGTCGCGCTTGTTGGCGCGATCGGCGGCATCACCATCGGCTACGCGACCTTCCACCACCCGGCCAGCTCGAAAGCGGCCGAGCAACCTGCGAAGGCCAGCGACCGGGCCGTGGCTGATGTCATGGCCTCTCCCAACGCGCAGCGCGCGGCGCTGGCCGGTCAGCTCGGACAACGCGGAGCCCCGGCGACCGACATCTTCGGCAGGCCCGTCGCCGCGACACCCGGCCAGCAGCCAACCGATGTGAATGGCAATCCGATCCCGACGAGCGGCCAGCAGACGCCAGCGCAAACGCGCGCGCAGCAGGCGCGCGCCATGGCGGATGCGGCACGCCGCTCGCCGATCATGGCTTTCGGCGGCAGCGGGATTGCCTCTGGCGCAGCCCCGGTCGGAGCCGGACAGCCAGGAACGCAGCCGCAGGGCCAATCAGCGGTCGCCCCGCAGAATTTTGGCGCCAGCGGCTTCGGGCCGCCAAGCACCGATGCGGACGGCAAGCTGGCAGCAGGCAAAGGCCCCAGCGATTTCAGCGACCAGCTCGGCCACGCCACGATCCAGACTGTCCGCGCCAGCCTCATCCCTGATCGCAGTTTTCTGCTAAGCGCTGGCACAGTGATCCCCTGCACGCTTCAAACCGCGATTAACTCGACCCAGGCCGGTT includes:
- the virB10 gene encoding type IV secretion system protein VirB10 → MAEPILDRGGNVGASHADGDAIRSAPLGSASAKGGGWGNIALLGAGVALVGAIGGITIGYATFHHPASSKAAEQPAKASDRAVADVMASPNAQRAALAGQLGQRGAPATDIFGRPVAATPGQQPTDVNGNPIPTSGQQTPAQTRAQQARAMADAARRSPIMAFGGSGIASGAAPVGAGQPGTQPQGQSAVAPQNFGASGFGPPSTDADGKLAAGKGPSDFSDQLGHATIQTVRASLIPDRSFLLSAGTVIPCTLQTAINSTQAGYVSCVVNHDVFSENGRVVLLDKGTKVLGQYSGGITQGQARMFVLWTRALTPRGVAIDLGSPAADSLGRAGVTGGIDTQFWARFGAALMMSVLEDASNIAGRAVAGQGTYTTQVPSTMGQTILQSTMSIRPILKKNQGDTAAIFVAKDFDFRSVYDVQLRR